Part of the Streptomyces sp. NBC_01408 genome is shown below.
GCCGGGAATGGGTCGTAGCCGACCACCAGGCCCTGCGCGAGGCGGACCCCCGATGACCGACCGGACCGGGGGCTTACCGCCGCCCGGCTGAGGCATGATCGGCGGCCCACCCCGCGGTCGGCCTCGCTGGTCCCGCCGTCGTCCTCAGCGGCCAATCCCTCGACCTGGCAAAGCCGGTGGGCGCACCGCCTCCGGCCACCGCGCCGGACGTCGAACCGCCGTCGTAGGCGGCCCACAAGCTCCCCGCTCCGGTGGTCTCGCAGGCACCACCCGAGCGGGGGCACCACTCCGCCCGCCCCTTCCCGGCAGTCGGCACGGGCGGAGCACGGCGCCGGCGGTTACGCCCCCACCCACCCCCGGCGCCAGACACACACCACTCGCTCGCACCGAGAGGAGCACGATGAACAGTGCCTTACGGCTCGCGACCAAACCTCGGTCCGTGATCATGCAGCCGACCACGCAGTGCCTCCCCATGGACTGCACCTACTGCTATTTGCCGTTCCGAAAAATGAAGCACCTGATGCCGGCGGCCGTCGCCGAGTGCGTAGCCGCGGCAGTCAACCCGTGGGCAGCCGACGGTCCGATGTTCGAGGTCGTGTGGCACGGTGGCGAACCACTTGCCACCGGCCGTGAACACCTGGCCGCCCTTATGGCCCCCTTCAAGGGCGTGCAGCACTCCGTGCAGACGAACGCCGCGCTCGTGGATGACGCGTGGTGCGATTTCCTGCTGGAGCACAACATCCACGTGGGCGTCAGCATCGACGGCCCCGAGGACATGAACACCCACCGCATCACCCTGGCCGGCCACCCGGGATTTCGCGTCACCATGCGGGGCATCAGGCGACTGCGGCACCGCGGCATCCCCTACTCCGCCATCGCCGTGGTCTCCGATCCCGACCCGGCCGACGCCGCCCGCTTCTACGAGTTCTTCGCCGAGCTGGGCGTAACCACCCTCGGCGTCAACGTCGAAGAGGAGGAGGGCGTCAACACCGGTGCCAGGGTCTCCGACCCCGTGCGGGCGGCCGAGTTCTGGGCGGCCCTCGCGGATGCCTGGCGGGGCAACCCCGTCATGCGGCTGCGGGAGGTCCAGCGGGTCCTCAACTTCGCCGGTGCCGTCCTCCAGGGCCACGAGACCGCCCCGCTGCCCGCGTCCTCGCCGTGGGATCCGCTGCCGACCGTCGCTTATGACGGCGGAGTGGTCATGCTCTCCCCCGAGCTGGCTGGGTTCACCGACTCCCGGTTCGGCGACTTCACCACCGGCAACGTGCTCGAGGACGGCCTGGTGGCCGAAGCCGAGGTACGCACCCCCTGGATCACCGAGTTCTGGGACGGCGTGGATTCCTGCCGCGCCACCTGCCCCACCTTCGCCTTCTGCGGAGGAGCGCATCCCGCGAACCGGTACTTCGAGCACGGGGGCCGCATGGACGGCACCCGCACCTCGTACTGCACAACCTCGAAGATCGCCCTACTCGAAGGAGTGACGCAACATGTCCGCACACACCGCCCCTGACGCCGCCACGCTCGTGATGGACTCGGCACCGGGATTCACCTCTCTGCTGGAAGCCGCCGGATC
Proteins encoded:
- a CDS encoding radical SAM protein, with amino-acid sequence MDCTYCYLPFRKMKHLMPAAVAECVAAAVNPWAADGPMFEVVWHGGEPLATGREHLAALMAPFKGVQHSVQTNAALVDDAWCDFLLEHNIHVGVSIDGPEDMNTHRITLAGHPGFRVTMRGIRRLRHRGIPYSAIAVVSDPDPADAARFYEFFAELGVTTLGVNVEEEEGVNTGARVSDPVRAAEFWAALADAWRGNPVMRLREVQRVLNFAGAVLQGHETAPLPASSPWDPLPTVAYDGGVVMLSPELAGFTDSRFGDFTTGNVLEDGLVAEAEVRTPWITEFWDGVDSCRATCPTFAFCGGAHPANRYFEHGGRMDGTRTSYCTTSKIALLEGVTQHVRTHRP